The Schistocerca serialis cubense isolate TAMUIC-IGC-003099 chromosome 10, iqSchSeri2.2, whole genome shotgun sequence genome includes a region encoding these proteins:
- the LOC126424787 gene encoding uncharacterized protein LOC126424787: MEWLQMSPFHISLLLLAGYLVTATHAGAEDNQTTSTPEQEVPWVACATLECDKPCPTLPPSCPSGIIKKCGCCDVCWKYLNEGQLCRKFLQGNTLCGPGLVCSSSGLCEHLPNVSSSEEESPE, encoded by the exons ATGGAGTG GTTACAGATGTCACCCTTCCACATAAGCTTACTGTTACTGGCTGGTTACCTGGTCACAGCCACCCACGCAGGTGCTGAAGATAATCAAACAACATCCACTCCAGAACAGGAAGTTCCTTGGGTGGCATGTGCTACGCTGGAGTGTGACAAGCCATGTCCCACACTTCCACCCAGCTGTCCCTCTGGCATCATCAAGAAGTGTGGCTGCTGTGACGTTTGCTGGAAATACCTGA ATGAAGGACAGCTGTGTCGCAAGTTCCTTCAAGGAAACACACTGTGTGGTCCTGGTCTTGTCTGCAGCAGTAGTGGCTTATGTGAACATCTGCCTAATGTTTCCAGCAGTGAGGAGGAGAGCCCTGAGTGA